In Wolinella succinogenes DSM 1740, a single genomic region encodes these proteins:
- a CDS encoding dynamin family protein, with protein sequence MIQSFKDFFILVHNEDWEPLSPVLPQGLIDSLQEEGIDLYTVLLACNARNFEVYAKIEFLQEKSQAWLGENLSLEGIKLLQLATLTLLVEFPSSRIFQEILDRLARLKKEGVLLYEEEQRIRAIMHQLIPAHAESQNSSSTLAFESSGDIFEESFLKSGLQRIDRVIEAFHRSFPEHRATGELERVRGELESQKFSIGVTGVMSAGKSTMLNAILQREILGTSVIPETANLTILRFDQNERAIVRFWNRHEWEMIAQSAQFDEGIDYFMKESLTVFGTVLHEYITQEGRTYEIPLEELSTYTSAKHPSKLCNLVKSVEIFTPLEFLDDGVEIVDTPGLDDPLTQREEITKEYLARCDVMLHLMNAAQPATQKDVDFIIDALIYQNVSRLLVILTRADSLTPQELQQSMNYTISSIRERLWVYNQKASFEEITERLDFLPIAAKLALLHRTGKGEEALEKGYELEDTGILKVESYLREMLFGPKAQKPRTLLYGACKEMLRLFETLFKEIELQKHFLAESLESLKERLETLSQRERHIQGVIQEIQKAMQEARQNLIEYTQSLNSSVEFKLLETRNILQERVMDDVNYEFGKERKPTSARLENMIELGIRDGIADTARDYRHKFAKKLHFLTQEMEAEFAKLSDLLPLEFLEETLRSFNGILGDDLKEGRFIESGSILKKSVASSVAKYSKPNDEKLEQELRGAFEFSFRSLIQSAHQKTEELNIRLLERFDAIIAKLYKEAQSVLERNRALLAQEILQKEQSEGKREQQEKELLFQEEVLLNAQEEIEKLLKEVA encoded by the coding sequence ATGATTCAATCTTTTAAAGACTTCTTTATCCTCGTTCACAACGAGGATTGGGAGCCTCTCTCGCCTGTGCTCCCTCAAGGTCTCATCGACTCTCTCCAAGAGGAGGGGATCGATCTCTACACGGTTTTGTTAGCCTGCAACGCTCGCAATTTTGAAGTCTATGCCAAGATAGAGTTCTTGCAAGAAAAGAGTCAAGCTTGGCTAGGAGAGAATCTCAGCCTAGAAGGAATCAAGCTCCTCCAGCTCGCCACGCTCACGCTTTTAGTCGAATTCCCCTCCTCAAGAATCTTTCAAGAGATTCTAGATCGCCTCGCACGCCTCAAAAAAGAGGGGGTGCTCCTTTATGAAGAGGAGCAGAGAATCCGCGCGATCATGCATCAGCTCATCCCTGCCCACGCTGAGAGCCAAAATAGTTCAAGCACTTTGGCGTTTGAATCCTCAGGTGATATTTTTGAGGAGAGCTTCCTTAAAAGTGGCCTCCAAAGAATCGATCGCGTGATTGAGGCGTTTCACCGCTCTTTCCCAGAACATCGCGCCACAGGAGAGCTAGAGCGCGTGCGAGGAGAGCTAGAGAGCCAGAAGTTCTCCATCGGAGTCACGGGTGTCATGAGCGCAGGCAAAAGCACGATGCTAAACGCGATTTTACAGCGAGAGATTCTTGGGACTTCGGTGATTCCTGAGACGGCCAATCTCACGATTCTTCGATTCGACCAAAATGAACGCGCCATTGTCCGCTTTTGGAATCGCCACGAGTGGGAGATGATCGCTCAAAGTGCCCAGTTTGACGAGGGAATCGACTACTTCATGAAAGAATCGCTCACTGTTTTTGGGACGGTGCTCCACGAATATATCACCCAAGAGGGGCGCACCTATGAGATTCCGTTAGAGGAGCTCTCCACCTACACCTCCGCCAAGCACCCCTCCAAGCTCTGTAATCTCGTCAAATCAGTGGAGATTTTCACGCCGCTAGAGTTTTTGGATGATGGGGTGGAGATCGTGGACACCCCGGGGCTTGATGACCCCCTCACCCAGCGCGAAGAGATCACCAAAGAGTATCTCGCTAGGTGTGATGTGATGCTCCATCTCATGAATGCCGCCCAGCCCGCAACCCAAAAAGATGTCGATTTTATCATCGATGCGCTCATCTATCAAAATGTCTCTCGACTCCTTGTGATTCTCACAAGAGCTGACTCGCTCACCCCTCAAGAACTCCAGCAGTCGATGAACTACACCATCTCCAGCATCAGAGAGCGATTGTGGGTCTATAACCAAAAGGCGAGCTTTGAAGAGATCACCGAGCGCCTTGACTTCCTCCCTATCGCCGCCAAACTCGCCCTCCTCCACCGCACAGGCAAAGGAGAAGAAGCGCTAGAGAAAGGCTATGAGCTAGAAGACACGGGTATTCTCAAAGTCGAATCTTATCTCAGGGAGATGCTCTTTGGCCCCAAAGCCCAAAAGCCTAGAACCCTCCTCTATGGAGCGTGCAAAGAGATGCTTCGCCTCTTTGAGACACTCTTTAAAGAGATCGAATTGCAAAAACATTTCCTAGCCGAATCGCTAGAGAGCCTCAAAGAGCGCCTAGAGACCCTAAGCCAAAGAGAGCGCCACATTCAAGGAGTCATCCAAGAGATTCAAAAGGCAATGCAAGAGGCGCGCCAAAACCTCATCGAATACACCCAAAGCCTCAACTCCAGCGTGGAATTCAAACTCCTAGAGACGCGCAATATCCTCCAAGAGCGCGTCATGGATGATGTCAATTATGAGTTTGGCAAGGAGCGTAAACCCACCAGCGCGCGCTTAGAAAATATGATCGAGCTTGGGATTAGAGATGGAATCGCCGACACCGCACGAGACTATCGCCACAAATTCGCCAAAAAGCTCCACTTCCTCACCCAAGAGATGGAGGCGGAGTTCGCCAAGCTCTCCGATCTCCTCCCCCTAGAATTCCTCGAAGAGACCCTCCGAAGCTTCAATGGAATCCTAGGCGATGATCTCAAAGAGGGGCGCTTCATTGAGAGCGGCTCGATTCTCAAAAAGAGCGTGGCTAGCAGTGTCGCTAAATACTCCAAGCCCAACGACGAGAAGCTAGAGCAAGAGCTAAGAGGGGCTTTTGAGTTCTCTTTTCGCTCGCTCATCCAGAGCGCCCACCAAAAGACCGAGGAGCTCAATATTCGACTTTTAGAGCGCTTTGATGCCATCATCGCCAAGCTCTACAAAGAGGCGCAAAGCGTGCTAGAACGCAACCGAGCACTCTTGGCGCAAGAGATTCTCCAAAAAGAGCAGAGTGAGGGCAAAAGAGAGCAACAAGAAAAAGAGCTTCTCTTCCAAGAGGAGGTGCTCCTCAACGCCCAAGAGGAGATCGAAAAGCTTCTCAAGGAGGTCGCATGA
- a CDS encoding dynamin family protein codes for MTLLEQFIQAYKEGSEVIQPTFDENLLGLLDLCRYTLSNEKFLPSKELKESLEGLRQRALEPMKVAIIGQFSAGKSTFLNAILSKPILPTGITPVTSKICHLRYGEEFSLEVILEDGRTEFHKIENLKTIEEDHTRKIKQLTVYAPVELLKEVTFLDTPGFNSQNERDTKVTSEVLEEVDGIIWLTLIDNAGKQSELEILQNHLSKYATKSLCVLNQKDKFDSPEEIENTVSYVKNRFGEFFAEVIPVSSKLALQAKGFDKGEIAQEELWQLSRELIQLSSTKEFNKEKILGLIMEHERRVEGFCVEDSQKAMRLYEESNFKPVLSFIHHSIRPQALSAKEFALKRELLKTIEILRIQYENFHGIYEKLEGVFKSYEENLESSLRELKNSHRQELHLIAQDIRYHLENIAEILFRHIRKEDRLHLSKRSKALFGIASIHQRTLLVARLDKDRINEELFLGDSKNVRFFKALQFKIRRAAEKMESSFEGLLRHLEQEIKLWQEPYELARKRHPLGSDSAHSNLRKFAAKSYEMLLKDFTKHQHEMATFVHAELGSLLALFSGAHEKMLELAILRLEERMESSILRHLNNPADFSIYHPSLDEIRTLLEESFALHTYLPKIEGEGTVADRAYQKMFAGSHQLLEEKHTIIKERLTTMQERLATLESLKEKILSTAKNGG; via the coding sequence ATGACGCTGCTAGAACAATTCATCCAAGCCTACAAAGAGGGAAGCGAGGTCATTCAGCCCACTTTTGATGAGAATCTCCTAGGTCTTCTTGATCTCTGTCGCTACACCCTGAGCAATGAAAAATTCCTCCCCTCCAAGGAGCTCAAAGAATCACTAGAGGGTCTGCGCCAACGAGCCCTAGAGCCTATGAAAGTCGCCATCATCGGTCAGTTTTCTGCGGGCAAATCAACCTTTTTAAATGCGATTCTCTCCAAGCCCATCCTCCCCACGGGCATCACGCCCGTCACCTCCAAAATCTGCCATCTGCGCTATGGCGAGGAGTTTTCCTTAGAGGTGATTTTAGAAGATGGGCGCACGGAGTTTCACAAAATCGAGAATCTCAAAACCATCGAAGAGGACCACACCCGCAAGATCAAGCAACTCACCGTCTATGCGCCCGTGGAGCTTCTCAAAGAGGTCACTTTCCTAGACACGCCGGGATTCAACTCCCAAAACGAGCGCGACACCAAAGTCACCTCCGAGGTGCTCGAAGAGGTCGATGGCATCATCTGGCTCACCCTCATTGATAATGCAGGCAAACAGAGCGAGCTAGAGATTCTCCAAAATCATCTCTCCAAATACGCCACCAAGAGCCTCTGCGTGCTCAACCAAAAAGATAAGTTCGATTCACCCGAAGAGATCGAAAACACCGTCTCTTATGTCAAGAATCGCTTTGGGGAGTTTTTCGCCGAGGTGATTCCTGTCTCTTCCAAGCTCGCCCTCCAAGCCAAGGGCTTTGACAAGGGCGAGATCGCCCAAGAGGAGCTTTGGCAGCTCTCTAGGGAGTTGATCCAACTCTCTAGCACTAAAGAGTTCAACAAGGAGAAGATTCTAGGATTGATCATGGAGCATGAGAGGCGCGTGGAGGGCTTTTGCGTGGAGGATTCTCAAAAGGCGATGCGTCTTTATGAAGAATCCAACTTCAAGCCCGTTCTCTCCTTCATCCACCACTCCATCCGCCCTCAAGCCCTGAGCGCCAAAGAGTTTGCACTCAAACGAGAGCTCCTTAAGACCATCGAGATTCTTAGAATCCAATATGAAAATTTCCATGGAATCTATGAGAAGCTCGAAGGCGTCTTTAAAAGCTACGAAGAGAATCTCGAAAGCTCCTTAAGAGAGCTCAAAAATAGCCATCGCCAAGAGCTCCATCTTATCGCCCAAGATATTCGCTACCATCTGGAGAATATCGCGGAGATTCTCTTCCGGCATATCCGCAAAGAGGATCGCTTGCATCTCTCCAAGCGCTCCAAAGCGCTCTTTGGAATCGCCTCCATCCATCAAAGAACTCTCCTAGTCGCACGCTTAGATAAGGATCGAATCAACGAAGAGCTCTTTTTAGGAGATTCTAAAAATGTGCGATTCTTCAAGGCGCTCCAATTTAAAATCAGGCGAGCTGCTGAAAAAATGGAGAGCTCTTTTGAAGGGCTATTGCGCCACCTAGAGCAAGAGATCAAGCTTTGGCAAGAGCCCTACGAGCTCGCACGCAAGCGCCATCCTCTAGGCTCAGACAGCGCCCACTCCAACCTCAGGAAATTTGCCGCCAAAAGCTATGAGATGCTTCTTAAAGATTTCACTAAACATCAGCACGAGATGGCGACTTTTGTTCATGCGGAGCTTGGTTCTCTGCTTGCACTCTTTAGCGGAGCGCACGAAAAGATGCTGGAGCTGGCAATTTTACGACTTGAAGAGCGCATGGAGAGTTCGATTCTTCGACACCTCAACAACCCCGCGGATTTTTCGATCTATCATCCAAGCCTTGATGAGATTCGCACGCTTCTTGAAGAATCGTTTGCACTTCACACCTATTTGCCCAAGATCGAGGGCGAAGGCACGGTCGCTGATCGAGCTTATCAAAAGATGTTTGCAGGCTCTCATCAACTCCTTGAAGAGAAACACACCATCATCAAAGAGCGTCTTACAACCATGCAAGAGAGACTAGCGACCCTAGAATCGCTCAAAGAGAAGATTCTATCAACCGCCAAAAATGGAGGCTAG
- the tupA gene encoding tungstate ABC transporter substrate-binding protein TupA — protein sequence MFSVKNGLKSKFFIALLAAGVSLGAAELRMATTTSTDNTGLLDVLAPAYKKDTGVDLKWVAVGTGNALKLGENCDVDVVFVHAPKVELEYVEKGFGIDRTPVMYNDFVIIGNPSFKQKFTGMSVAEAFKLIEKEQVKFVSRGDKSGTHSKEREVWKEALGKIPEKESWYIEAGQGMLATINIAEEQKGLTLTDRGTFIKYESNHKGKPPMVIVLEGDNTLKNFYSIMAVNPKRCEKADYKGAKQFIDWIVSEKMQAEIANFKLLDKQLFTPDAKTRK from the coding sequence ATGTTTTCTGTAAAGAACGGCTTAAAAAGTAAATTCTTTATTGCCTTATTGGCGGCTGGCGTGAGCCTTGGGGCGGCCGAGCTTCGTATGGCGACCACCACAAGCACCGACAATACGGGTCTTTTGGATGTTTTGGCTCCAGCCTACAAGAAAGATACAGGCGTGGATCTCAAGTGGGTTGCCGTGGGCACGGGCAATGCGCTCAAGCTTGGTGAAAACTGCGATGTGGATGTGGTTTTTGTCCATGCGCCCAAAGTCGAGCTAGAGTATGTCGAAAAAGGCTTTGGAATCGATAGAACTCCTGTCATGTATAACGATTTTGTCATCATTGGAAACCCCTCCTTCAAGCAAAAATTCACAGGCATGAGCGTGGCGGAGGCCTTCAAACTGATTGAAAAAGAGCAGGTGAAATTTGTGAGCCGAGGGGATAAATCAGGAACGCACAGCAAAGAGCGAGAGGTTTGGAAAGAGGCGCTTGGCAAGATTCCCGAAAAAGAGTCTTGGTATATTGAGGCAGGTCAAGGGATGCTCGCGACCATCAATATCGCCGAGGAGCAAAAAGGCTTGACACTCACCGATCGTGGCACTTTTATCAAATACGAGTCCAACCACAAGGGCAAGCCCCCTATGGTGATCGTGCTAGAGGGCGACAACACGCTGAAAAACTTCTACTCCATCATGGCGGTCAATCCTAAGCGATGCGAAAAAGCGGATTACAAAGGCGCAAAGCAGTTCATCGACTGGATCGTCTCAGAGAAGATGCAAGCGGAGATTGCCAACTTCAAACTTCTTGACAAACAGCTTTTCACTCCTGATGCAAAAACACGAAAGTGA
- the tupB gene encoding tungstate ABC transporter permease TupB, with the protein MDFITQGLIEAFWLLWHLDPETLSAIIITLKSSSFSILCALIIGLPLGFALGYFEFPGRRALKLLSDTLLAIPTVVVGLIIYALISYRGPLGQYELLYTIKGIVMGQTLLALPIIISLTAATIEGMDRKLYLTLLSFRPTPLQMIRSVAWELRHALVAVIVTAYGRVVAEVGVAMMIGGNIKWHTRTITTAISLETSKGEFAMGIALGIVLISIAFAVNLFLHFLKKRSRG; encoded by the coding sequence TTGGACTTTATTACACAAGGGTTAATCGAGGCCTTTTGGCTTCTTTGGCACCTCGACCCCGAAACCCTCTCCGCCATTATCATTACGCTCAAAAGCTCTAGTTTTTCGATTCTCTGCGCCCTTATTATCGGGCTCCCGCTTGGCTTTGCCTTGGGCTACTTTGAATTCCCTGGCAGACGGGCGCTCAAACTCCTCTCTGACACCCTACTAGCCATCCCCACCGTCGTGGTGGGGCTCATCATCTATGCGCTCATCTCCTATCGTGGCCCTCTAGGACAGTATGAGCTTCTCTACACGATCAAGGGAATCGTGATGGGACAAACCCTCCTAGCCCTCCCCATCATCATCTCTCTCACCGCCGCCACCATCGAGGGGATGGATCGCAAGCTCTATCTCACCCTGCTCTCTTTTCGCCCTACTCCTCTTCAGATGATTCGTAGCGTGGCGTGGGAGCTGAGGCACGCCCTAGTGGCGGTGATTGTGACGGCCTATGGTCGTGTGGTCGCTGAGGTGGGCGTGGCGATGATGATTGGGGGGAATATCAAATGGCACACTCGAACCATCACCACCGCCATCTCTCTAGAGACCAGCAAGGGGGAGTTTGCCATGGGAATCGCCCTAGGCATTGTGCTCATCTCCATAGCCTTTGCGGTCAATCTCTTTCTCCATTTCCTTAAAAAACGCTCCCGAGGCTAG
- a CDS encoding energy-coupling factor ABC transporter ATP-binding protein has protein sequence MNQPLYSIRQLRKTYLHKPVLNLSSLEINEGEIIGIVGSNGSGKSTLLRHLAFLESPDSGEILYKGHPAGTLSLETKREVSILFPEPYLLKRSVEENLLYGLLMQQENLTQPELYSRANEALELVGLRPDKFLHRSWHELSSGETQRIALASRLILRPKTLLLDEPTNSLDFSGIPQFSEAILHANQNWGTTVIIASHDLIWLGSLAQRQIGLHFGRLMEFSTSNLILGRWEEETEGLIYRFSDGQKIQLPQGTRIGSKRGVAIDPRHLRISHEKPLEIAPKETTLEGQVVAISHLKKSDEISLKLSVGNQTLEGILDFQAFSLAPFYPSQKAFITFDLEHLQTSWMKD, from the coding sequence ATGAATCAACCCCTTTACTCTATCAGGCAACTCCGCAAAACCTACCTCCACAAGCCCGTGCTCAATCTCTCCTCTCTAGAGATCAATGAGGGTGAAATCATAGGAATCGTAGGCTCCAATGGAAGCGGCAAAAGCACCCTCTTGCGCCATCTTGCCTTTTTGGAATCGCCTGATAGCGGAGAGATTCTCTACAAAGGTCACCCCGCTGGCACGCTCTCTTTGGAGACCAAGCGCGAGGTCTCTATCCTCTTTCCTGAGCCCTATTTGCTCAAGCGAAGCGTGGAGGAGAATCTTCTCTATGGACTCTTGATGCAACAAGAGAATCTCACCCAGCCTGAGCTTTACTCACGAGCCAATGAGGCTTTGGAGCTGGTGGGTTTGCGACCTGATAAATTCCTCCATCGCTCTTGGCATGAGCTCTCCAGCGGCGAAACCCAACGAATCGCTCTAGCGAGCCGCCTCATCCTGCGTCCCAAAACGCTTCTTTTGGATGAGCCGACCAATAGCCTTGATTTTAGCGGGATTCCCCAATTCTCTGAGGCGATTTTGCACGCCAACCAAAACTGGGGCACCACGGTCATCATCGCAAGCCACGACCTTATCTGGTTAGGAAGTTTGGCGCAAAGACAAATCGGGCTTCACTTTGGGCGTTTGATGGAGTTTTCGACAAGCAATTTGATTCTAGGTCGGTGGGAAGAGGAGACAGAGGGGCTAATTTATCGCTTTAGTGATGGGCAGAAGATTCAACTCCCCCAAGGGACTCGAATCGGTAGCAAAAGAGGGGTGGCGATCGACCCAAGACACCTGCGCATCTCTCATGAAAAGCCCCTAGAGATCGCTCCCAAGGAGACGACTTTAGAGGGTCAGGTGGTCGCCATTTCGCATCTCAAAAAGAGTGATGAAATCTCTCTAAAACTCTCTGTGGGAAATCAGACCCTAGAGGGAATCTTGGACTTCCAAGCCTTCTCTCTAGCCCCTTTTTACCCTTCGCAAAAGGCTTTCATCACCTTTGATCTTGAGCACCTTCAAACCTCATGGATGAAGGATTAA
- a CDS encoding ferritin family protein has translation MKQYQTYRCNKCGNEVEVQKAGGGKLTCCGEAMEMITSSLTEVNLMKAFAGESMARNKYDFYADVAEEEGLHAVAAHFREAALNEKYHAMAEYKAYNKMTHGFELDTTKKNLEYGMAGENYEHTIMYPNFAEIAKEEGHKELVRLFEAIAKVEVEHEREYGELKKALEEEGFFESDEDEVWVCEVCGHVHRGKKAPKACPLCKVPQEYFKREHLY, from the coding sequence ATGAAGCAGTATCAAACCTATCGCTGTAACAAGTGTGGAAACGAAGTGGAGGTGCAAAAAGCAGGAGGAGGCAAGCTCACCTGTTGTGGCGAGGCGATGGAGATGATCACCTCCAGTCTCACGGAAGTGAATCTCATGAAAGCCTTCGCGGGTGAATCAATGGCGCGCAACAAGTATGACTTCTATGCCGATGTAGCCGAGGAAGAGGGACTTCATGCGGTCGCGGCTCACTTTAGAGAGGCGGCGCTTAATGAGAAATATCATGCGATGGCGGAATATAAGGCCTACAACAAAATGACGCATGGCTTTGAGCTTGACACCACCAAGAAGAATCTTGAATATGGTATGGCGGGTGAAAACTACGAACACACCATCATGTATCCAAACTTTGCCGAGATTGCCAAAGAAGAGGGGCACAAGGAGCTTGTGAGACTTTTTGAAGCGATCGCCAAGGTGGAAGTGGAGCATGAACGAGAGTATGGAGAGCTCAAAAAAGCACTTGAAGAGGAGGGATTCTTTGAGAGTGACGAAGATGAGGTCTGGGTCTGCGAGGTGTGTGGACATGTGCATCGAGGCAAAAAAGCCCCCAAAGCCTGTCCTTTGTGCAAGGTGCCTCAAGAGTATTTCAAGAGAGAGCATCTCTACTAA
- a CDS encoding response regulator: MSSHENPSQIAILYVESDTDLLRPVASRLRSLFSRLYIAENGTEALEIFKKYRPQIIVTDLQLPLLSGLELIRQIRAQEGSQPAIIVTTSNSESEVLIDCIELRVDSYILKPFRLIHFVSVLQKISQGLLLEEKIYQNHQYLLALYDNIPFFRMSTSFSILSLNPRLIQLFEQGGEERFIGEEAERLFAPSSFGAFNAAKTQLLSQKEPYWQGTLTLNTTESTVCYASIFPIRRSHGEVYEFICIMRDITLSHKLQKLKETLISQEREREMLSKLNQTKDDFLAMFSHELKTPLNAIINFAPYVHSKISEVEIPEKEKLSKLLLSIERNGRLMLEMVSGMLDAARLRAGKMEFRPALFDLSALIEQITQDKTLGIPESLQIHGNPKTLIYSDELRMRQILTNLYHNALKYGGGTIHIDYNVKDKENFCIIIEDNGKGIEDKEGVFELYTQEWELLRRRLSGSGIGLYLVRLLCDALKLYIFLDDSPKLGGARFTLCKGDEYAKEYPSGG; this comes from the coding sequence ATGAGCTCTCACGAAAACCCTAGCCAAATCGCCATCCTCTATGTAGAGAGCGACACCGACTTGCTGCGTCCTGTCGCTTCGCGTCTGCGCAGTCTCTTCTCTAGGCTCTATATCGCTGAAAATGGCACAGAGGCGCTTGAAATTTTTAAAAAATATCGCCCTCAAATCATCGTGACCGACCTTCAGCTTCCCCTCTTAAGCGGTCTTGAACTCATTCGCCAGATACGAGCCCAAGAGGGCTCTCAGCCCGCCATTATCGTCACCACCTCCAATAGCGAGAGCGAGGTGCTCATTGACTGCATTGAGCTTAGAGTCGATTCCTATATCCTCAAGCCTTTCAGGCTCATCCATTTTGTCTCCGTACTCCAAAAGATATCCCAAGGACTCCTCCTTGAGGAGAAAATCTACCAAAACCACCAATACCTGCTCGCCCTCTATGACAATATCCCTTTCTTTAGAATGAGCACCTCTTTTTCAATCCTAAGCCTCAACCCCAGGCTCATCCAGCTCTTTGAACAGGGGGGTGAGGAGCGATTCATCGGAGAAGAGGCCGAAAGACTCTTTGCCCCCTCCTCTTTTGGGGCTTTCAACGCCGCCAAAACGCAGCTTCTCTCGCAAAAAGAGCCCTATTGGCAAGGGACGCTCACCCTCAACACCACCGAATCGACCGTTTGCTACGCCTCTATTTTTCCGATTCGTCGAAGCCATGGAGAGGTCTATGAATTTATCTGTATCATGCGGGATATCACCCTCTCGCACAAACTCCAAAAACTCAAAGAGACGCTTATCTCCCAAGAGCGTGAACGCGAAATGCTCTCTAAACTCAATCAAACCAAAGATGACTTTTTGGCAATGTTTAGCCACGAGCTCAAAACTCCACTCAACGCCATCATCAACTTCGCCCCCTATGTCCACTCCAAAATCAGCGAAGTGGAGATTCCCGAAAAAGAGAAGCTCAGCAAGCTCTTACTCTCTATCGAGCGCAATGGCCGTTTGATGCTTGAGATGGTGAGTGGGATGCTTGATGCTGCTCGCTTAAGAGCTGGCAAAATGGAGTTTCGCCCTGCCCTCTTTGACCTCTCCGCACTCATTGAGCAGATCACCCAAGATAAGACCTTGGGCATCCCCGAATCCCTCCAGATTCATGGAAATCCCAAAACCCTCATCTACTCTGATGAGCTACGAATGCGCCAAATCCTCACCAATCTCTACCATAATGCCCTCAAATATGGTGGAGGAACCATACATATTGATTATAATGTGAAAGATAAAGAAAATTTTTGTATTATCATAGAAGACAATGGAAAAGGAATCGAGGACAAAGAGGGGGTTTTTGAGCTTTATACGCAAGAATGGGAGCTTTTGAGGCGTCGATTGAGCGGAAGCGGAATCGGACTCTACCTTGTGAGGCTACTCTGTGATGCTCTTAAACTATATATATTTTTAGATGATTCGCCAAAACTTGGCGGAGCGAGATTTACCCTTTGCAAAGGAGATGAATATGCCAAAGAATATCCTAGTGGTGGATGA
- a CDS encoding response regulator, with translation MPKNILVVDDNEDNRIALEILLERFADLKIFSAQNGQEAVELCQKEPMDIVFMDIMMPEMDGIEATKKIREFDRSTMIVAVSALGDEESQKKMILYGAEDYIVKPIIQDVFKRRLQNYLEIIASRKKRHFDQKAHNLFTKRVFNRSLLFRINHPTGLSEFWEYYLLDSPKSSEEIHACVRLLYAFGRFILKSGALAEIISEEDHSHLYLSLTSIDKLNRSSLQRVILKNYPEAQFILSSSMLTFKLPKTLTSLTCAPLLESKEESYEMCILRKRHVDCMDAKTYVENTPFSLLNSVDMLEDNEDVIDKAISRFENFPTLGNLHAIGELFAGHAEVLEQLLEFEHLAFGVRSLSTLLATLDDSKLSLVAPKFLGVMLTTILEDLTQWRRNIFLDKNARDIHYLDSSLFSSCLQAQALFEEKSPSQEEDDNDLELF, from the coding sequence ATGCCAAAGAATATCCTAGTGGTGGATGACAACGAGGACAACCGAATCGCGCTTGAGATTCTTTTAGAGCGCTTTGCTGATCTCAAGATTTTTAGCGCCCAGAATGGCCAAGAGGCGGTGGAACTTTGTCAAAAAGAGCCCATGGATATTGTCTTTATGGACATCATGATGCCTGAGATGGATGGAATTGAGGCCACCAAAAAGATTCGAGAGTTTGATCGAAGCACGATGATTGTCGCTGTCTCTGCGCTAGGCGATGAAGAATCGCAAAAAAAGATGATTCTCTATGGAGCCGAAGACTACATCGTCAAGCCCATCATCCAAGATGTCTTTAAGCGACGTCTTCAAAACTATCTCGAAATCATCGCCTCACGCAAAAAAAGGCATTTTGACCAAAAGGCGCACAACCTTTTCACCAAGCGCGTCTTCAATCGCTCTCTTCTCTTTCGGATCAATCACCCCACGGGTCTGTCGGAGTTTTGGGAATACTATCTGCTCGATTCTCCCAAGAGCTCTGAGGAGATTCATGCTTGCGTGAGACTGCTCTATGCTTTTGGACGCTTTATTCTCAAAAGTGGTGCTTTAGCGGAGATTATTAGCGAAGAGGATCACTCCCATCTCTACCTCTCCCTCACCTCCATTGATAAGCTCAATCGCTCTTCGCTTCAACGCGTGATTCTCAAAAACTATCCCGAAGCGCAGTTTATCCTCTCCTCCTCCATGCTCACCTTCAAGCTCCCCAAAACCCTCACCTCACTCACGTGCGCCCCTCTCTTGGAGAGCAAAGAAGAGAGTTATGAGATGTGCATCTTGCGCAAACGCCATGTCGATTGCATGGACGCTAAAACCTATGTCGAAAACACCCCCTTTAGCCTCCTCAATTCTGTGGATATGCTCGAAGACAACGAGGATGTGATCGATAAGGCGATCAGTCGATTTGAAAACTTCCCTACACTTGGAAATCTGCACGCTATTGGAGAGCTTTTTGCAGGGCATGCCGAGGTGCTAGAGCAGCTTTTAGAGTTTGAGCACCTCGCTTTTGGAGTGCGCTCTTTGAGCACTCTTTTGGCCACCCTTGATGATTCCAAGCTCTCGCTCGTCGCCCCGAAATTTCTTGGCGTGATGCTCACCACGATCTTAGAAGATCTCACCCAATGGAGGCGCAACATCTTCCTTGATAAAAATGCTCGGGATATTCACTATCTTGATAGCTCACTCTTTAGCTCCTGCCTCCAAGCCCAAGCTCTTTTTGAGGAGAAAAGTCCCTCCCAAGAGGAAGACGACAACGATTTGGAGCTCTTTTAA